A genomic region of Notamacropus eugenii isolate mMacEug1 chromosome 3, mMacEug1.pri_v2, whole genome shotgun sequence contains the following coding sequences:
- the NOBOX gene encoding homeobox protein NOBOX isoform X6, producing the protein MEPTAGTGKEPRDLGATTQPLVQCGTGKGACHLTALLSTTTAGENSQNATRKKEPPDTPPQVRKKTRTLYRTDQLKELEKLFEEDHYPDSDKRREIALAVGVTPQRIMVWFQNRRAKWRKVERLIVKGNKTNLEAPVSNTAPLDSHRGSASELPSPQRIVMEPGNFTNELVPPPVTFPPESNLLLTCDQPMALSQHNDEAQRGEVAPLLLSPPPVRRASLPLTLGSVHTPHLVPLLLETPNSGFSPKDGSHGSWEMSTLIPPPQGDSSAAALLSFAYGRDGETPTGMFSGTPMGQLLLQQPTGSLGFIQLLGGSKTGTGLVSETQEELSSSTQEQLSLPKEVRDGVKNTHLPRVTVDGDSIPEKNED; encoded by the exons ATGGAGCCAACTGCAGGAACTGGCAAGGAACCCCGGG ACCTAGGTGCTACCACCCAACCCTTGGTGCAGTGTGGAACCGGCAAAGGGGCCTGCCATTTGACAGCCCTACTCAGTACAACTACAGCAGGGGAGAACAGCCAGAATGCAACGAGGAAGAAGGAGCCCCCAGACACACCTCCACAAGTCCGGAAAAAGACCCGCACCCTTTACCGTACAG accAGTTGAAAGAGCTCGAGAAGCTGTTTGAGGAAGACCACTATCCTGATAGTGACAAGCGCAGGGAGATTGCCTTGGCTGTGGGGGTCACACCCCAGCGCATCATG GTGTGGTTTCAGAACCGAAGAGCAAAGTGGCGGAAAGTAGAGAGACTGATAGTGAAGGGAAACAAGACCAACCTGGAAGCTCCTGTTTCTAACACTGCCCCTTTGGACAGTCATCGTGG CTCTGCCTCTGAGCTCCCATCTCCTCAACGCATTGTCATGGAGCCAGGAAACTTCACTAATGAGCTGGTACCTCCACCTGTCACTTTTCCTCCAG AGTCTAACCTACTACTGACATGTGACCAGCCGATGGCTCTGAGTCAACACAATGATGAGGCTCAAAGGGGAGAGGTAGCTCCTCTTCTCCTTAGCCCCCCACCTGTCCGAAGAGCCAGTCTTCCTTTGACCTTGGGCTCTGTTCACACCCCGCACCTGGTACCGCTCCTGCTGGAAACACCCAATAGTGGTTTTAGCCCTAAGGATGGCTCCCATGGATCTTGGGAAATGAG cACACTGATTCCTCCTCCACAAGGAGACTCTAGTGCTGCTGCCCTCCTTTCATTTGCCTATGGCCGTGATGGAGAGACCCCAACAGGAATGTTCTCAGGCACTCCAATGGGGCAGCTTCTATTGCAACAGCCTACTGGGAGCTTGG GTTTCATTCAGCTTCTTGGAGGGTCTAAAACAGGCACAGGGCTGGTCAGCGAGACTCAGGAAGAACTGTCTTCTAGCACTCAGGAGCAATTGTCATTGCCCAAGGAGGTCAGAGATGGAGTCAAGAATACTCACCTCCCCAGAGTTACTGTTGATGGAGACA GCATTCCagaaaagaatgaagactga
- the NOBOX gene encoding homeobox protein NOBOX isoform X5 produces the protein MEPTAGTGKEPRALLSTTTAGENSQNATRKKEPPDTPPQVRKKTRTLYRTDQLKELEKLFEEDHYPDSDKRREIALAVGVTPQRIMVWFQNRRAKWRKVERLIVKGNKTNLEAPVSNTAPLDSHRGSASELPSPQRIVMEPGNFTNELVPPPVTFPPESNLLLTCDQPMALSQHNDEAQRGEVAPLLLSPPPVRRASLPLTLGSVHTPHLVPLLLETPNSGFSPKDGSHGSWEMSTLIPPPQGDSSAAALLSFAYGRDGETPTGMFSGTPMGQLLLQQPTGSLGSLTALQPIPWNDPCLPELPFPGSLCSQNFGHHGAGGSYLPDLGAHVLERPSSPGFIQLLGGSKTGTGLVSETQEELSSSTQEQLSLPKEVRDGVKNTHLPRVTVDGDSIPEKNED, from the exons ATGGAGCCAACTGCAGGAACTGGCAAGGAACCCCGGG CCCTACTCAGTACAACTACAGCAGGGGAGAACAGCCAGAATGCAACGAGGAAGAAGGAGCCCCCAGACACACCTCCACAAGTCCGGAAAAAGACCCGCACCCTTTACCGTACAG accAGTTGAAAGAGCTCGAGAAGCTGTTTGAGGAAGACCACTATCCTGATAGTGACAAGCGCAGGGAGATTGCCTTGGCTGTGGGGGTCACACCCCAGCGCATCATG GTGTGGTTTCAGAACCGAAGAGCAAAGTGGCGGAAAGTAGAGAGACTGATAGTGAAGGGAAACAAGACCAACCTGGAAGCTCCTGTTTCTAACACTGCCCCTTTGGACAGTCATCGTGG CTCTGCCTCTGAGCTCCCATCTCCTCAACGCATTGTCATGGAGCCAGGAAACTTCACTAATGAGCTGGTACCTCCACCTGTCACTTTTCCTCCAG AGTCTAACCTACTACTGACATGTGACCAGCCGATGGCTCTGAGTCAACACAATGATGAGGCTCAAAGGGGAGAGGTAGCTCCTCTTCTCCTTAGCCCCCCACCTGTCCGAAGAGCCAGTCTTCCTTTGACCTTGGGCTCTGTTCACACCCCGCACCTGGTACCGCTCCTGCTGGAAACACCCAATAGTGGTTTTAGCCCTAAGGATGGCTCCCATGGATCTTGGGAAATGAG cACACTGATTCCTCCTCCACAAGGAGACTCTAGTGCTGCTGCCCTCCTTTCATTTGCCTATGGCCGTGATGGAGAGACCCCAACAGGAATGTTCTCAGGCACTCCAATGGGGCAGCTTCTATTGCAACAGCCTACTGGGAGCTTGG GTTCACTCACAGCCCTACAACCTATCCCTTGGAATGATCCTTGCTTGCCAGAGCTTCCATTCCCAGGTTCACTGTGCTCCCAGAATTTTGGGCACCATGGAGCAGGAGGGAGCTACTTACCTGACCTGGGTGCCCATGTCTTAGAGAGGCCGTCTTCACCAGGTTTCATTCAGCTTCTTGGAGGGTCTAAAACAGGCACAGGGCTGGTCAGCGAGACTCAGGAAGAACTGTCTTCTAGCACTCAGGAGCAATTGTCATTGCCCAAGGAGGTCAGAGATGGAGTCAAGAATACTCACCTCCCCAGAGTTACTGTTGATGGAGACA GCATTCCagaaaagaatgaagactga
- the NOBOX gene encoding homeobox protein NOBOX isoform X4, whose product MEPTAGTGKEPRDLGATTQPLVQCGTGKGACHLTALLSTTTAGENSQNATRKKEPPDTPPQVRKKTRTLYRTDQLKELEKLFEEDHYPDSDKRREIALAVGVTPQRIMVWFQNRRAKWRKVERLIVKGNKTNLEAPVSNTAPLDSHRGSASELPSPQRIVMEPGNFTNELVPPPVTFPPESNLLLTCDQPMALSQHNDEAQRGEVAPLLLSPPPVRRASLPLTLGSVHTPHLVPLLLETPNSGFSPKDGSHGSWEMSTLIPPPQGDSSAAALLSFAYGRDGETPTGMFSGTPMGQLLLQQPTGSLGSLTALQPIPWNDPCLPELPFPGSLCSQNFGHHGAGGSYLPDLGAHVLERPSSPGFIQLLGGSKTGTGLVSETQEELSSSTQEQLSLPKEVRDGVKNTHLPRVTVDGDSIPEKNED is encoded by the exons ATGGAGCCAACTGCAGGAACTGGCAAGGAACCCCGGG ACCTAGGTGCTACCACCCAACCCTTGGTGCAGTGTGGAACCGGCAAAGGGGCCTGCCATTTGACAGCCCTACTCAGTACAACTACAGCAGGGGAGAACAGCCAGAATGCAACGAGGAAGAAGGAGCCCCCAGACACACCTCCACAAGTCCGGAAAAAGACCCGCACCCTTTACCGTACAG accAGTTGAAAGAGCTCGAGAAGCTGTTTGAGGAAGACCACTATCCTGATAGTGACAAGCGCAGGGAGATTGCCTTGGCTGTGGGGGTCACACCCCAGCGCATCATG GTGTGGTTTCAGAACCGAAGAGCAAAGTGGCGGAAAGTAGAGAGACTGATAGTGAAGGGAAACAAGACCAACCTGGAAGCTCCTGTTTCTAACACTGCCCCTTTGGACAGTCATCGTGG CTCTGCCTCTGAGCTCCCATCTCCTCAACGCATTGTCATGGAGCCAGGAAACTTCACTAATGAGCTGGTACCTCCACCTGTCACTTTTCCTCCAG AGTCTAACCTACTACTGACATGTGACCAGCCGATGGCTCTGAGTCAACACAATGATGAGGCTCAAAGGGGAGAGGTAGCTCCTCTTCTCCTTAGCCCCCCACCTGTCCGAAGAGCCAGTCTTCCTTTGACCTTGGGCTCTGTTCACACCCCGCACCTGGTACCGCTCCTGCTGGAAACACCCAATAGTGGTTTTAGCCCTAAGGATGGCTCCCATGGATCTTGGGAAATGAG cACACTGATTCCTCCTCCACAAGGAGACTCTAGTGCTGCTGCCCTCCTTTCATTTGCCTATGGCCGTGATGGAGAGACCCCAACAGGAATGTTCTCAGGCACTCCAATGGGGCAGCTTCTATTGCAACAGCCTACTGGGAGCTTGG GTTCACTCACAGCCCTACAACCTATCCCTTGGAATGATCCTTGCTTGCCAGAGCTTCCATTCCCAGGTTCACTGTGCTCCCAGAATTTTGGGCACCATGGAGCAGGAGGGAGCTACTTACCTGACCTGGGTGCCCATGTCTTAGAGAGGCCGTCTTCACCAGGTTTCATTCAGCTTCTTGGAGGGTCTAAAACAGGCACAGGGCTGGTCAGCGAGACTCAGGAAGAACTGTCTTCTAGCACTCAGGAGCAATTGTCATTGCCCAAGGAGGTCAGAGATGGAGTCAAGAATACTCACCTCCCCAGAGTTACTGTTGATGGAGACA GCATTCCagaaaagaatgaagactga
- the NOBOX gene encoding homeobox protein NOBOX isoform X3: MEPTAGTGKEPRDLGATTQPLVQCGTGKGACHLTALLSTTTAGENSQNATRKKEPPDTPPQVRKKTRTLYRTDQLKELEKLFEEDHYPDSDKRREIALAVGVTPQRIMVWFQNRRAKWRKVERLIVKGNKTNLEAPVSNTAPLDSHRGSASELPSPQRIVMEPGNFTNELVPPPVTFPPESNLLLTCDQPMALSQHNDEAQRGEVAPLLLSPPPVRRASLPLTLGSVHTPHLVPLLLETPNSGFSPKDGSHGSWEMSLNPPNAYNYSEQMESQYHHQGNQSRAFQLSHYPQNQFFHQSQHHLSQFHPFPFPLPSTLIPPPQGDSSAAALLSFAYGRDGETPTGMFSGTPMGQLLLQQPTGSLGFIQLLGGSKTGTGLVSETQEELSSSTQEQLSLPKEVRDGVKNTHLPRVTVDGDSIPEKNED; the protein is encoded by the exons ATGGAGCCAACTGCAGGAACTGGCAAGGAACCCCGGG ACCTAGGTGCTACCACCCAACCCTTGGTGCAGTGTGGAACCGGCAAAGGGGCCTGCCATTTGACAGCCCTACTCAGTACAACTACAGCAGGGGAGAACAGCCAGAATGCAACGAGGAAGAAGGAGCCCCCAGACACACCTCCACAAGTCCGGAAAAAGACCCGCACCCTTTACCGTACAG accAGTTGAAAGAGCTCGAGAAGCTGTTTGAGGAAGACCACTATCCTGATAGTGACAAGCGCAGGGAGATTGCCTTGGCTGTGGGGGTCACACCCCAGCGCATCATG GTGTGGTTTCAGAACCGAAGAGCAAAGTGGCGGAAAGTAGAGAGACTGATAGTGAAGGGAAACAAGACCAACCTGGAAGCTCCTGTTTCTAACACTGCCCCTTTGGACAGTCATCGTGG CTCTGCCTCTGAGCTCCCATCTCCTCAACGCATTGTCATGGAGCCAGGAAACTTCACTAATGAGCTGGTACCTCCACCTGTCACTTTTCCTCCAG AGTCTAACCTACTACTGACATGTGACCAGCCGATGGCTCTGAGTCAACACAATGATGAGGCTCAAAGGGGAGAGGTAGCTCCTCTTCTCCTTAGCCCCCCACCTGTCCGAAGAGCCAGTCTTCCTTTGACCTTGGGCTCTGTTCACACCCCGCACCTGGTACCGCTCCTGCTGGAAACACCCAATAGTGGTTTTAGCCCTAAGGATGGCTCCCATGGATCTTGGGAAATGAG CCTTAACCCACCAAATGCTTACAACTATTCTGAGCAAATGGAATCCCAGTATCATCATCAAGGCAACCAATCTAGAgccttccaactctcccactaTCCCCAGAACCAGTTCTTCCATCAATCCCAACACCACCTGTCCCAGTtccatcctttcccctttcctctccccagcACACTGATTCCTCCTCCACAAGGAGACTCTAGTGCTGCTGCCCTCCTTTCATTTGCCTATGGCCGTGATGGAGAGACCCCAACAGGAATGTTCTCAGGCACTCCAATGGGGCAGCTTCTATTGCAACAGCCTACTGGGAGCTTGG GTTTCATTCAGCTTCTTGGAGGGTCTAAAACAGGCACAGGGCTGGTCAGCGAGACTCAGGAAGAACTGTCTTCTAGCACTCAGGAGCAATTGTCATTGCCCAAGGAGGTCAGAGATGGAGTCAAGAATACTCACCTCCCCAGAGTTACTGTTGATGGAGACA GCATTCCagaaaagaatgaagactga
- the NOBOX gene encoding homeobox protein NOBOX isoform X2 — translation MEPTAGTGKEPRALLSTTTAGENSQNATRKKEPPDTPPQVRKKTRTLYRTDQLKELEKLFEEDHYPDSDKRREIALAVGVTPQRIMVWFQNRRAKWRKVERLIVKGNKTNLEAPVSNTAPLDSHRGSASELPSPQRIVMEPGNFTNELVPPPVTFPPESNLLLTCDQPMALSQHNDEAQRGEVAPLLLSPPPVRRASLPLTLGSVHTPHLVPLLLETPNSGFSPKDGSHGSWEMSLNPPNAYNYSEQMESQYHHQGNQSRAFQLSHYPQNQFFHQSQHHLSQFHPFPFPLPSTLIPPPQGDSSAAALLSFAYGRDGETPTGMFSGTPMGQLLLQQPTGSLGSLTALQPIPWNDPCLPELPFPGSLCSQNFGHHGAGGSYLPDLGAHVLERPSSPGFIQLLGGSKTGTGLVSETQEELSSSTQEQLSLPKEVRDGVKNTHLPRVTVDGDSIPEKNED, via the exons ATGGAGCCAACTGCAGGAACTGGCAAGGAACCCCGGG CCCTACTCAGTACAACTACAGCAGGGGAGAACAGCCAGAATGCAACGAGGAAGAAGGAGCCCCCAGACACACCTCCACAAGTCCGGAAAAAGACCCGCACCCTTTACCGTACAG accAGTTGAAAGAGCTCGAGAAGCTGTTTGAGGAAGACCACTATCCTGATAGTGACAAGCGCAGGGAGATTGCCTTGGCTGTGGGGGTCACACCCCAGCGCATCATG GTGTGGTTTCAGAACCGAAGAGCAAAGTGGCGGAAAGTAGAGAGACTGATAGTGAAGGGAAACAAGACCAACCTGGAAGCTCCTGTTTCTAACACTGCCCCTTTGGACAGTCATCGTGG CTCTGCCTCTGAGCTCCCATCTCCTCAACGCATTGTCATGGAGCCAGGAAACTTCACTAATGAGCTGGTACCTCCACCTGTCACTTTTCCTCCAG AGTCTAACCTACTACTGACATGTGACCAGCCGATGGCTCTGAGTCAACACAATGATGAGGCTCAAAGGGGAGAGGTAGCTCCTCTTCTCCTTAGCCCCCCACCTGTCCGAAGAGCCAGTCTTCCTTTGACCTTGGGCTCTGTTCACACCCCGCACCTGGTACCGCTCCTGCTGGAAACACCCAATAGTGGTTTTAGCCCTAAGGATGGCTCCCATGGATCTTGGGAAATGAG CCTTAACCCACCAAATGCTTACAACTATTCTGAGCAAATGGAATCCCAGTATCATCATCAAGGCAACCAATCTAGAgccttccaactctcccactaTCCCCAGAACCAGTTCTTCCATCAATCCCAACACCACCTGTCCCAGTtccatcctttcccctttcctctccccagcACACTGATTCCTCCTCCACAAGGAGACTCTAGTGCTGCTGCCCTCCTTTCATTTGCCTATGGCCGTGATGGAGAGACCCCAACAGGAATGTTCTCAGGCACTCCAATGGGGCAGCTTCTATTGCAACAGCCTACTGGGAGCTTGG GTTCACTCACAGCCCTACAACCTATCCCTTGGAATGATCCTTGCTTGCCAGAGCTTCCATTCCCAGGTTCACTGTGCTCCCAGAATTTTGGGCACCATGGAGCAGGAGGGAGCTACTTACCTGACCTGGGTGCCCATGTCTTAGAGAGGCCGTCTTCACCAGGTTTCATTCAGCTTCTTGGAGGGTCTAAAACAGGCACAGGGCTGGTCAGCGAGACTCAGGAAGAACTGTCTTCTAGCACTCAGGAGCAATTGTCATTGCCCAAGGAGGTCAGAGATGGAGTCAAGAATACTCACCTCCCCAGAGTTACTGTTGATGGAGACA GCATTCCagaaaagaatgaagactga
- the NOBOX gene encoding homeobox protein NOBOX isoform X1, with the protein MEPTAGTGKEPRDLGATTQPLVQCGTGKGACHLTALLSTTTAGENSQNATRKKEPPDTPPQVRKKTRTLYRTDQLKELEKLFEEDHYPDSDKRREIALAVGVTPQRIMVWFQNRRAKWRKVERLIVKGNKTNLEAPVSNTAPLDSHRGSASELPSPQRIVMEPGNFTNELVPPPVTFPPESNLLLTCDQPMALSQHNDEAQRGEVAPLLLSPPPVRRASLPLTLGSVHTPHLVPLLLETPNSGFSPKDGSHGSWEMSLNPPNAYNYSEQMESQYHHQGNQSRAFQLSHYPQNQFFHQSQHHLSQFHPFPFPLPSTLIPPPQGDSSAAALLSFAYGRDGETPTGMFSGTPMGQLLLQQPTGSLGSLTALQPIPWNDPCLPELPFPGSLCSQNFGHHGAGGSYLPDLGAHVLERPSSPGFIQLLGGSKTGTGLVSETQEELSSSTQEQLSLPKEVRDGVKNTHLPRVTVDGDSIPEKNED; encoded by the exons ATGGAGCCAACTGCAGGAACTGGCAAGGAACCCCGGG ACCTAGGTGCTACCACCCAACCCTTGGTGCAGTGTGGAACCGGCAAAGGGGCCTGCCATTTGACAGCCCTACTCAGTACAACTACAGCAGGGGAGAACAGCCAGAATGCAACGAGGAAGAAGGAGCCCCCAGACACACCTCCACAAGTCCGGAAAAAGACCCGCACCCTTTACCGTACAG accAGTTGAAAGAGCTCGAGAAGCTGTTTGAGGAAGACCACTATCCTGATAGTGACAAGCGCAGGGAGATTGCCTTGGCTGTGGGGGTCACACCCCAGCGCATCATG GTGTGGTTTCAGAACCGAAGAGCAAAGTGGCGGAAAGTAGAGAGACTGATAGTGAAGGGAAACAAGACCAACCTGGAAGCTCCTGTTTCTAACACTGCCCCTTTGGACAGTCATCGTGG CTCTGCCTCTGAGCTCCCATCTCCTCAACGCATTGTCATGGAGCCAGGAAACTTCACTAATGAGCTGGTACCTCCACCTGTCACTTTTCCTCCAG AGTCTAACCTACTACTGACATGTGACCAGCCGATGGCTCTGAGTCAACACAATGATGAGGCTCAAAGGGGAGAGGTAGCTCCTCTTCTCCTTAGCCCCCCACCTGTCCGAAGAGCCAGTCTTCCTTTGACCTTGGGCTCTGTTCACACCCCGCACCTGGTACCGCTCCTGCTGGAAACACCCAATAGTGGTTTTAGCCCTAAGGATGGCTCCCATGGATCTTGGGAAATGAG CCTTAACCCACCAAATGCTTACAACTATTCTGAGCAAATGGAATCCCAGTATCATCATCAAGGCAACCAATCTAGAgccttccaactctcccactaTCCCCAGAACCAGTTCTTCCATCAATCCCAACACCACCTGTCCCAGTtccatcctttcccctttcctctccccagcACACTGATTCCTCCTCCACAAGGAGACTCTAGTGCTGCTGCCCTCCTTTCATTTGCCTATGGCCGTGATGGAGAGACCCCAACAGGAATGTTCTCAGGCACTCCAATGGGGCAGCTTCTATTGCAACAGCCTACTGGGAGCTTGG GTTCACTCACAGCCCTACAACCTATCCCTTGGAATGATCCTTGCTTGCCAGAGCTTCCATTCCCAGGTTCACTGTGCTCCCAGAATTTTGGGCACCATGGAGCAGGAGGGAGCTACTTACCTGACCTGGGTGCCCATGTCTTAGAGAGGCCGTCTTCACCAGGTTTCATTCAGCTTCTTGGAGGGTCTAAAACAGGCACAGGGCTGGTCAGCGAGACTCAGGAAGAACTGTCTTCTAGCACTCAGGAGCAATTGTCATTGCCCAAGGAGGTCAGAGATGGAGTCAAGAATACTCACCTCCCCAGAGTTACTGTTGATGGAGACA GCATTCCagaaaagaatgaagactga